Proteins co-encoded in one bacterium genomic window:
- a CDS encoding TonB-dependent receptor, whose amino-acid sequence MKNITCCFLFSALTVAPLWAAGQSLSGRVVDANTKKPLPGVSVYLVKNGVSGMTGDDGKFLLKAANTGPDTLVCRSIDNFVEKIVVSIPGTIEVSLETNVHVLETVEVRAARPDELPLYARTSASVNVIDRENIPERSATVDEVLDSEVGIDTRSLGGIGGRTSVSIRGSTSEQIEVYIDGIPLSAGGSGLTGFAFVPMSQVDRIEIYRGTSPGTFG is encoded by the coding sequence GTGAAAAATATCACGTGCTGTTTTCTTTTTTCCGCGTTGACCGTTGCGCCCTTGTGGGCCGCCGGGCAATCGTTGAGTGGCAGGGTAGTTGACGCAAACACAAAAAAACCCTTGCCCGGCGTTTCGGTATACCTTGTGAAAAACGGAGTGAGCGGTATGACCGGCGATGACGGGAAATTTCTGCTCAAAGCCGCGAATACGGGGCCGGATACCCTTGTCTGCCGGAGCATCGATAATTTCGTAGAGAAGATCGTGGTTTCAATCCCCGGAACGATCGAGGTCAGCCTTGAAACGAACGTTCATGTTCTCGAAACGGTTGAGGTCCGCGCGGCAAGGCCGGACGAACTCCCTCTGTATGCTCGTACCTCCGCAAGCGTGAATGTCATCGACAGGGAAAACATCCCCGAACGCTCGGCAACGGTCGACGAGGTGCTGGACAGCGAGGTCGGCATCGATACCCGTTCTCTCGGCGGCATAGGGGGAAGAACCAGTGTCAGTATTCGCGGTTCGACATCCGAACAGATAGAGGTATACATCGACGGTATTCCTCTGTCAGCGGGAGGAAGCGGCCTGACCGGCTTTGCCTTTGTCCCGATGAGCCAGGTCGACCGTATCGAAATATATCGCGGAACATCGCCGGGAACGTTCGGTT